From a region of the Anser cygnoides isolate HZ-2024a breed goose chromosome 34, Taihu_goose_T2T_genome, whole genome shotgun sequence genome:
- the GMIP gene encoding GEM-interacting protein isoform X3 codes for MGDPEPSGLDSQERVPENKKRYSEIFRSLDNLEISIGNATVDLFIGDADSTDDTDLPAEREIVPLSESFCKSKSSSEKQAQADMTVEEADEMLIKCEGGIDAALEYAKMWCKYVKELLNWIEKRLSYETEFAKGIVKIAESGRNAIIQQSNMPLRALYAMVLEHDIKVGNSASETVGLLQQKEFYQPLSAKKNEIEKWRKEFKDQWTKEQKRMNESLSSLRKSRLQYAQRCEELEKAKYLSAKAEDEYQSAAVVNPGSASKQLEKRRRSCEEAQAKVQETEALYKTCINDANFRRQELEKVRARIVSHIRKLIYQGDEVLTWVTLRMFKQRQAQSEHIPVGYQHLAEVCKPYKVGEKYLEFIQALQKKDIHMEVFEFEPLASGGQRSPPSSRKKMSLQYTGCSKDASTPEDTSRRQFSPNGEQSTNRSLCSDTESLGGSCESRSLDSPNSSPGNSNRKLLKAPSTGTMSSSDDFEERDSLQTFENENGSSQQQFRNILLSSAAQTHRLRKLRGPSKCRDCDTFMVNGFECEECYLACHKKCLESLLITCGHRKLPNRVPLFGIDFTQVPRDFPEEVPFIVVKCTSEIEARALGVQGIYRISGSKARVEKLCQAFENGRSLVELSEHSPHDITGVLKHFLKELSGPVLLYQLYNSLIALAKELQKPGEERTDCAGFPSDPVQSMKDLLSKLPGSNYNTLRHLIAHLYRVAEKYEENKMSPNNLGIVFGPTLIRPGSGSDVSMSCLVDSGYQAQIVEFLIQNYERVFGMDDLPPSLSLSCENPSQEASAEKDEGHQSPSTVQKITLENFSSQHGLSADCVSDNSSSREAVSELTLEGAPSPLSTDALEMNTSTGSELEDLEDSVQEKTDSDSDTALGTQPRCHFSRQPVKYIRVQAKTKPVIPKPSSLPLRTTTLSSTATDAGAEGSPADSSSTAKDILGERTQSRNSSPDTSMLRGRSGSKQQLKHFEITEETARIISKLKADDTSASPEGSLESLGSAEKEVKLSPETLPEQSP; via the exons GTCTCGATAGTCAAGAAAGGGTACCCGAAAACAAGAAGCGATACAGTGAGATATTCCGGAGCCTGGACAACTTGGAGATCTCCATCGGCAACGC gACGGTTGATTTGTTCATCGGTGATGCTGACAGCACTGACGACACAGACCTGCCTGCAGAAAGAGAGATTGTTCCG cTGAGCGAAAGTTTCTGCAAGAGCAAAAGCAGTTCAGAAAAACAAGCGCAGGCAGACATGACAG ttgAAGAGGCAGATGAAATGCTGATCAAATGCGAAGGTGGCATTGACGCAGCCCTCGAGTATGCCAAAATGTGGTGTAAATATGTCAAAGAGCTTCTCAACTGGATTGAAAAACGTCTGAGCTACG AAACAGAGTTTGCCAAAGGGATTGTGAAGATAGCAGAATCGGGACGAAATGCCATCATCCAGCAG tccaACATGCCTCTTCGAGCACTCTATGCAATGGTCCTGGAACACGACATTAAGGTTGGAAATTCAGCTAGTGAGACCGTGGGGTTGCTCCAACAGAAGGAATTCTACCAG CCTCTGTCAGCCAAGAAGAATGAGATTGAGAAGTGGAGGAAGGAATTCAAAGACCAGTGGACAAAGGAGCAAAAGAGAATG AACGAGTCCTTGTCATCCCTGCGCAAGTCCCGCCTGCAGTACGCGCAGCGCTGCGAGGAGCTGGAGAAAGCCAAGTACCTGAGCGCCAAGGCAGAGGACGAATACCAGAGCGCAGCAGTCGTCAACCCCGGCAGCGCCAGCAAGCAGCTGGAGAAGCGGCGCCGCTCCTGCGAGGAGGCACAAGCCAAG GTCCAGGAAACAGAAGCCCTGTACAAGACGTGCATTAACGACGCCAACTTTCGGCGGCAGGAACTGGAGAAAGTGCGGGCACGCATCGTCTCCCACATTCGGAAGCTCATTTACCAGGGAGACGAGGTGCTGACGTGG GTCACATTAAGGATGTTTAAGCAGCGGCAGGCTCAGTCAGAACACATCCCGGTGGGATACCAGCACCTGGCCGAGGTCTGCAAGCCGTACAAAGTGGGCGAGAAGTACCTGGAGTTCATTCAGGCCCTGCAGAAGAAAGACATTCACATGGAAGTGTTCGAATTCGAGCCTCTTGCTTCTGGAGGGCAGag GtctccccccagcagcaggaagaagatGTCACTGCAGTACACGGGATGCAGCAAGGACGCGAGCACTCCAGAAGACACGTCCAGAAGGCAGTTCTCCCCAAATGGTGAACAGA GTACAAACAGATCCCTCTGCAGCGACACAGAAAGCCTCGGTGGGAGCTGCGAGTCCCGATCCCTGGACTCCCCCAACTCCAGCCCAG gaaaCTCTAACAGGAAGCTGCTGAAAGCTCCATCCACCGGCACCATGTCCTCCTCGGACGATTTTGAGGAAAGAGATTCGCTGCAAACCTTTGAAAATG aaaacGGCTCATCCCAGCAGCAGTTCAGGAACATCCTCCTCTCCAGCGCGGCACAGACCCACCGGCTCAGGAAGCTGCGGGGGCCGTCCAAGTGCCGGGACTGCGACACCTTCATGGTCAACGGCTTCGAGTGCGAGGAG TGCTACCTGGCCTGCCACAAGAAGTGCCTGGAGAGCCTGCTGATCACCTGCGGCCACAGGAAGCTGCCCAACCGAGTGCCCCTTTTCGGCATCGACTTCACCCAAGTTCCTCGAGACTTCCCCGAGGAGGTTCCCTTCATCGTGGTGAAATGCACTTCGGAGATCGAAGCTCGTGCCCTCGGCGTGCAG GGGATCTATCGGATAAGCGGGTCCAAAGCCCGGGTGGAGAAGCTGTGCCAGGCATTTGAGAACGGCAGGAGCCTGGTGGAGCTCTCCGAGCACTCCCCCCACGACATCACCGGGGTGCTGAAGCATTTCCTGAAGGAA CTTTCGGGACCGGTGCTGCTGTACCAGCTCTACAACAGCCTCATCGCGCTCGCCAAAGAGCTGCAAAAACCCGGGGAAGAAAGGACGGACTGCGCCGGCTTCCCTTCGGACCCCGTCCAGAGCATGAAGGACCTGCTGAGCAAACTGCCTGGAAGCAACTACAACACCCTGCGGCACCTCATCGCCCACCTGTACAG GGTGGCAGAGAAATACGAAGAGAACAAGATGTCCCCAAACAACCTGGGCATTGTGTTTGGGCCCACCCTGATCCGGCCGGGCTCGGGGAGCGACGTCTCGATGTCCTGCCTCGTTGACTCTGGGTACCAAGCCCAGATCGTGGAGTTTCTCATCCAGAACTATGAAAGGGTGTTCGGGATGGATGACCTGCCTCCATCCTTATCCCTCAGCTGTGAAAACCCCTCGCAAGAAGCATCGGCAGAAAAGGATGAAGGACACCAGAGCCCAAGCACAGTCCAGAAAATAACCCTAGAG AATTTCTCCTCCCAGCACGGTTTAAGCGCGGACTGTGTCTCTGATAACTCGTCTTCCAGGGAAGCCGTCAGTGAGCTGACTCTGgagggagcccccagcccattAAGCACGGATGCCCTAG AGATGAATACAAGCACTGGCTCCGAGCTGGAGGACCTGGAGGATTCCGTGCAGGAGAAGACCGACAGCGATTCGGACACGGCCCTCGGCACCCAGCCCAGGTGCCATTTCAGTCGGCAGCCCGTGAAATACATCCGCGTGCAGGCAAAAACGAAACCAGTCATTCCCAAGCCTTCCAGTTTGCCCTTGAGGACCACCACGTTATCCAGCACGGCCACGGATGCCGGTGCAGAAGGCAGCCCTGCTGACAGCAGCTCCACGGCAAAGGACATCCTGGGGGAGAGGACTCAGAGCAGGAACAGCTCGCCCGACACCAGCATGCTCAGGGGCCGCTCAGGAAGCAAACAGCAGCTCAAACACTTTGAGATCACGGAGGAAACCGCCAGGATCATCTCGAAGCTTAAAGCCGACGACACTTCAGCATCCCCCGAGGGTTCTCTGGAGAGCCTGGGGTCTGCTGAGAAAGAAGTGAAACTCAGCCCAGAGACGCTCCCGGAGCAAAGCCCCTAA